In Leptospira langatensis, a single window of DNA contains:
- a CDS encoding aldo/keto reductase, whose protein sequence is MKKRRIGKTALSVSEICMGTMTFGSTCDEKEAHKILDRAYDADIDFFDTAEIYPVPPDAKYVHETEKIFGKWLKNKNRDSIIIATKVCGSGTTWFSPPVREGRTALDRRNIKVAIEGSLKRLGTDYVDLYQTHWPDHDFGFEETLEALTELIDEGKVRFIGSSNETAWGTMKSLAVSQENRLARYESIQNNFSILNRRFEDALSDICRREQISLLPYSPLAGGVLTGKYNVPTPPENARFSRYAKLPTERQRRMANRFLNEGTLTSTKELMSIAQEAGMSVTTLAVAWSKQHDYVASTIIGANTVEQLEESLKAADLILTEDILKKIDEVSKKIPYPMG, encoded by the coding sequence ATGAAAAAAAGAAGAATAGGCAAAACCGCTTTATCCGTATCCGAAATTTGTATGGGGACCATGACCTTTGGTTCCACCTGCGACGAAAAAGAGGCGCATAAGATCCTAGATCGCGCGTATGATGCCGACATTGATTTCTTCGATACTGCGGAAATCTATCCTGTTCCTCCCGATGCAAAGTATGTACATGAAACGGAGAAGATCTTCGGGAAATGGCTCAAGAACAAGAATAGGGATTCGATCATAATCGCGACCAAGGTCTGCGGTTCCGGAACCACTTGGTTTTCTCCACCCGTAAGAGAAGGAAGGACCGCTCTCGATCGCAGGAATATCAAAGTGGCCATCGAAGGAAGTCTGAAACGACTCGGCACGGACTATGTGGACTTATACCAAACTCATTGGCCGGATCACGATTTCGGCTTCGAAGAAACCCTAGAGGCTCTTACAGAACTCATAGACGAAGGAAAGGTAAGATTCATTGGATCCAGCAATGAGACTGCTTGGGGAACCATGAAGAGTCTTGCAGTCTCTCAAGAGAATCGACTCGCACGATACGAATCCATTCAGAACAATTTCAGTATTTTGAACAGAAGGTTTGAAGACGCTCTTTCCGATATTTGCAGAAGAGAACAGATCAGTCTTCTTCCTTATTCTCCCTTGGCAGGTGGAGTTCTAACAGGAAAGTATAATGTTCCTACCCCTCCCGAAAATGCTAGGTTCAGTCGTTATGCTAAACTTCCTACGGAAAGACAAAGAAGAATGGCAAATCGCTTCTTGAACGAAGGAACTCTCACATCTACCAAAGAACTGATGAGCATAGCGCAAGAAGCAGGAATGAGTGTGACCACGCTTGCGGTTGCCTGGTCCAAGCAGCATGACTATGTGGCTTCTACCATTATAGGCGCGAATACTGTAGAGCAGTTAGAGGAAAGTCTTAAGGCAGCGGACCTGATCTTAACCGAGGATATTTTGAAAAAGATAGACGAGGTTTCTAAAAAGATCCCGTATCCGATGGGCTGA
- a CDS encoding potassium channel family protein codes for MRKKKIAVIGLGDFGIELVKRLHEDGQEVTAVDQDKNKIDRIQEYCTYCVAIDSTDESELKEHGLDEMDSVVVAIGDNFENLIVTADALKKIGVSNIYARYQSDLNKRVLQMLGIENLFNPEEQAAHSMAELLAHSSVKGVTLLGAEYRILEALAPKHFWGKTVSGINLREDWNLNLITVKRPKKSRRKTNTPEDILGIPSPHLVFAEGDILVLFGKNEDLEKLVGKH; via the coding sequence ATGAGAAAGAAGAAGATCGCAGTGATTGGGTTAGGCGACTTTGGGATCGAACTTGTGAAGAGACTTCACGAGGACGGCCAGGAAGTTACAGCAGTAGATCAGGATAAGAATAAGATAGATCGTATCCAAGAATATTGCACCTATTGCGTGGCGATCGATTCCACAGATGAGTCGGAGTTGAAGGAACATGGCCTGGATGAAATGGATTCCGTTGTTGTGGCCATCGGCGATAATTTTGAGAATTTGATCGTGACCGCCGACGCATTGAAAAAGATAGGGGTCTCGAATATTTATGCGCGCTATCAATCCGATCTGAACAAAAGGGTCTTGCAGATGCTTGGGATCGAAAACTTATTCAATCCGGAAGAACAGGCAGCTCATTCCATGGCGGAGCTTCTTGCGCATAGCAGCGTAAAAGGAGTGACCTTACTTGGAGCGGAGTATAGGATCCTGGAAGCCTTGGCTCCGAAACATTTCTGGGGAAAAACCGTGTCCGGGATAAATCTGAGAGAAGATTGGAATTTAAATCTGATCACAGTTAAGCGACCTAAAAAGTCCAGACGCAAAACAAATACACCCGAAGATATACTAGGCATCCCTTCTCCTCATCTAGTCTTTGCAGAAGGGGATATTCTGGTTCTCTTTGGCAAGAATGAGGATCTGGAAAAGTTAGTGGGCAAACACTGA
- a CDS encoding DUF4136 domain-containing protein codes for MRILVPLLLLKFIACSPLQVKSHLEVEKSRTLVFHDKTYAFLPFVGDAPKVVILEHADLIREKLSQKGYQEVESNKADLLISYDVLIVPRGSLISSKIALGAFGGWTSRRGMLYHSYGGVSGRVGTSPTFGGLGLFGGYSGIYRASGSTPYYENFYDVVFKIVIYDGRTYRGIPTSVLLKANVEGEGRSGPMFDVIPYLITGFFKSFPEFAGEKPETISEEEVWHR; via the coding sequence ATGAGAATCCTTGTCCCCTTGCTTCTGCTGAAATTCATCGCTTGTTCTCCTCTACAAGTGAAGTCGCATTTGGAAGTGGAGAAATCTAGGACACTGGTCTTTCACGATAAGACGTACGCGTTCCTGCCTTTTGTAGGAGATGCGCCTAAGGTGGTGATCCTGGAACACGCAGATCTGATCCGAGAAAAACTTTCTCAGAAAGGATACCAGGAAGTAGAATCCAATAAGGCGGATCTATTAATATCTTATGATGTTCTAATTGTACCTCGGGGAAGTTTGATCAGCTCCAAGATCGCATTGGGTGCCTTCGGGGGATGGACTAGCAGAAGAGGAATGCTCTATCATTCCTACGGTGGAGTGTCCGGCAGGGTAGGAACTTCTCCTACTTTCGGTGGCTTGGGACTTTTTGGCGGGTACTCAGGAATTTATAGAGCCAGTGGCTCAACCCCATACTATGAGAACTTCTACGATGTGGTCTTTAAGATAGTGATCTACGATGGAAGAACATACAGAGGGATCCCCACAAGCGTATTATTAAAAGCGAATGTAGAGGGAGAAGGTCGGTCCGGTCCGATGTTTGATGTGATCCCTTATTTGATTACGGGCTTCTTCAAGTCGTTTCCGGAATTCGCCGGAGAAAAACCGGAAACGATCTCAGAAGAAGAAGTCTGGCATCGCTAA
- a CDS encoding gamma-glutamyltransferase family protein → MKKKILNYFLVGTVLLVLLLTALYYFSSRPTDIMTFDDPHHTDRPTAKGSKLMVASGHPLATQAALDILESGGNAADAGMAALLVLNVTQGEEASFPGVAPLLYYDQASKKVSSYIGTGTAPAKATIQYFKERGYDTIPMLKYSSQLVPASPDVLIAMLKKYGTKSFSEISKPAIRIAEEGFPVHKILMRNLNMNIFKRLGFRFLLPYNAEIYLEGKWWKPLYHKERFKRPALAATLQELANQETQSLSKGSSRDEALEAVRNYFYKGPIADKIAKAHEQHDGTIVKSDLERYTGDWETPLTGNFGPYTIFANRTWNQGAVVPMVLQILEGTDLKSMGHNSKEYIHTVIQAIELVMADREKYFGDPAYVAVPEKGLLNKDYAEERRKLLQEKAFGKLPPFGDPFLFESSKNEKRAASLQKTTSFDEKRTASSKRIISSSENNPTFALNQGSDLKYSPSFWERTDSGKVGRDTTYLSIIDAQGNSLSLTPSDFPQSPMIEGDITLGIRMTQFRLDPDHPSSLVPGKRPTITPNASMVFKDGKFWMAFGTPGGDMQTQAVVQVFLNLVVFGMDPQQAVSAPRFRSLNWPDSFSPHKYYPGRIELEEEIYKSQGKALEQLGYEVLEREKWEYDFGAPCISLKDPKTGILYGGADPRKESWAQGK, encoded by the coding sequence ATGAAAAAGAAAATCCTAAATTACTTTTTAGTCGGAACTGTTTTACTCGTTCTTCTGCTTACCGCGCTTTACTATTTCTCTTCTCGTCCGACTGACATTATGACCTTCGACGATCCGCACCATACGGATCGTCCCACTGCAAAAGGTTCCAAGCTTATGGTTGCGAGCGGACATCCACTCGCAACCCAGGCGGCTTTAGATATCTTAGAGTCCGGAGGGAACGCGGCAGATGCAGGAATGGCGGCATTACTCGTGTTGAACGTCACCCAAGGAGAAGAAGCTTCCTTTCCCGGAGTGGCGCCCCTGTTATACTACGATCAAGCAAGCAAGAAGGTCAGTAGTTATATTGGCACAGGCACTGCTCCGGCAAAAGCAACCATCCAGTATTTCAAGGAAAGAGGATACGATACCATTCCGATGTTAAAGTATTCTTCGCAGTTAGTCCCCGCCTCTCCCGATGTATTGATAGCCATGCTTAAAAAATACGGGACCAAATCCTTTTCCGAGATCAGCAAACCTGCGATCCGGATCGCAGAAGAAGGTTTTCCAGTTCACAAGATCTTGATGCGAAACCTGAACATGAATATATTCAAGAGACTTGGATTTCGTTTCCTTCTACCATACAACGCAGAAATATACTTGGAGGGAAAATGGTGGAAGCCACTATATCATAAGGAAAGATTCAAGAGGCCCGCACTTGCCGCCACCTTACAGGAATTGGCCAACCAAGAAACACAATCCTTGTCCAAAGGAAGTTCCAGAGACGAAGCATTAGAAGCGGTACGAAATTATTTTTATAAGGGACCGATCGCCGATAAGATCGCCAAGGCCCATGAACAACATGACGGCACTATCGTAAAATCGGATCTAGAAAGATATACCGGGGATTGGGAAACACCACTTACTGGAAATTTCGGACCATATACCATCTTCGCAAATCGGACCTGGAACCAAGGAGCAGTGGTTCCTATGGTGCTGCAGATCTTAGAAGGTACGGATCTCAAGTCTATGGGCCATAACTCGAAAGAGTATATTCATACAGTGATCCAAGCTATAGAGTTAGTCATGGCGGATCGTGAAAAATATTTCGGAGACCCTGCCTATGTCGCCGTTCCGGAAAAAGGTCTATTAAATAAAGATTATGCAGAAGAAAGAAGAAAGCTCCTACAAGAAAAGGCATTCGGAAAGCTTCCTCCTTTCGGGGATCCCTTCCTTTTCGAGAGCTCTAAGAATGAGAAAAGGGCCGCTTCTTTACAGAAAACTACTTCTTTTGATGAAAAGAGAACAGCTTCGTCTAAAAGAATCATATCTTCTTCTGAAAATAATCCTACATTCGCTCTCAACCAAGGATCCGATCTCAAATACAGTCCTTCTTTCTGGGAGAGAACGGATAGTGGAAAAGTGGGAAGAGACACGACCTACTTGAGTATTATCGACGCCCAAGGAAATTCCCTCTCCTTAACTCCGAGCGATTTTCCCCAATCGCCTATGATCGAGGGAGACATCACTCTTGGGATCCGAATGACGCAATTCCGATTGGATCCGGATCATCCTTCTTCTTTGGTACCTGGAAAAAGACCTACAATAACGCCTAACGCGTCCATGGTATTCAAGGACGGAAAATTCTGGATGGCATTCGGAACCCCTGGCGGAGACATGCAAACCCAAGCAGTGGTCCAGGTATTTTTGAATCTGGTAGTGTTCGGCATGGATCCGCAACAAGCTGTGAGCGCTCCTCGATTTCGATCCTTGAACTGGCCGGATTCCTTCTCACCTCATAAATACTACCCTGGCAGAATAGAACTAGAAGAGGAAATCTATAAGTCCCAAGGAAAGGCCTTGGAGCAATTGGGTTATGAAGTTCTAGAAAGAGAAAAATGGGAGTACGATTTCGGAGCTCCATGTATCTCTCTCAAAGATCCGAAGACCGGAATTCTATACGGAGGAGCGGATCCTAGAAAAGAATCCTGGGCCCAAGGAAAATAA